The Puntigrus tetrazona isolate hp1 chromosome 19, ASM1883169v1, whole genome shotgun sequence genome has a segment encoding these proteins:
- the khdrbs1b gene encoding KH domain-containing, RNA-binding, signal transduction-associated protein 1b, with the protein MENENKYLPQLLAERDSLDASFTHAMKLITAEIERVEKGETEKDTESYLDLFTQKNIKLKERVLIPVKQYPKFNFVGKILGPQGNTIKRLQEETGAKISVLGKGSMRDKTKEEGLRKSGEPKYAHLSMELHVFIEVFAPVPEAYVRMAHAMEEIKKFLFPDMMDEICQEQFMEMKFLNGGQEHGGRGRGGPPIRGRGGLPPPGVPRGRGMPPRGGRGGPPRGGAVRGAPAGRGGPSAQPPRGAASNRARPPAPASQRMPPPPPPHPPTQDSYEEYSYDESYTEAGYESYDSYYNQPQAEPEYYDYGHGETQEGYENYAQDDWNGTPRPAGGGKAPTQRQTKPGLREHPYGRY; encoded by the exons ATGGAGAACGAGAACAAATACCTCCCGCAGCTGCTGGCGGAGCGCGACAGCCTGGACGCGTCGTTCACGCACGCCATGAAACTTATCACAGCAG AAATTGAGAGGGTTGAGAAAGGAGAGACTGAGAAAGACACAGAAAGCTATCTGGACCTCTTCACCCAGAAAAACATCAAACTGAAGGAACGGGTTCTCATACCAGTCAAACAGTACCCTAAG ttTAACTTTGTTGGGAAGATCCTTGGACCACAGGGGAACACAATCAAGAGACTGCAGGAGGAGACTGGCGCTAAGATCTCTGTGCTGGGGAAAGGATCCATGAGGGACAAAACCAAG GAGGAGGGCTTGAGGAAGAGTGGAGAGCCGAAGTATGCACACTTGTCCATGGAGCTTCATGTGTTTATTGAGGTGTTTGCTCCTGTTCCTGAGGCATATGTGCGTATGGCGCATGCCATGGAGGAGATCAAAAAGTTCTTGTTCCCT GACATGATGGATGAGATTTGCCAGGAGCAATTCATGGAGATGAAGTTCCTAAATGGTGGTCAGGAACATGGGGGCAGAGGCCGAGGAGGACCACCAATCAGAGGCCGTGGAGGTCTTCCTCCTCCTGGAGTACCCAG GGGTCGTGGCATGCCCCCACGTGGTGGTCGTGGTGGACCCCCTCGAGGTGGAGCAGTAAGGGGAGCGCCTGCAGGTAGAGGAGGACCATCAGCCCAGCCGCCCAGAGGAGCAGCTTCCAACCGTGCTCGTCCACCCGCCCCTGCGTCTCAGAGGATGCCCCCTCCGCCACCCCCACACCCTCCGACCCAGGACTCGTATGAAGAATAT TCTTATGATGAGAGCTACACAGAGGCAGGCTATGAATCCTATGACAGCTACTACAATCAGCCACAAGC agaaCCAGAATACTATGACTATGGACATGGAGAGACACAGGAAGGCTATGAAAACTACG CTCAAGATGACTGGAATGGGACACCGCGCCCTGCTGGCGGAGGAAAAGCTCCCACTCAGAGACAGACTAAGCCTGGGTTAAGGGAACACCCCTATGGACGATACTAA